A single region of the Nocardioides aquaticus genome encodes:
- a CDS encoding AAA family ATPase, which yields MAAVRAEVAKAVVGQDAAVSGLLVALLCGGHVLMEGVPGTAKTLLVRSLAASLSVRTSRVQFTPDLMPGDITGSMVIDSGAGALSFREGPVFTNLLLADEINRTPPKTQSALLEAMEEGQVSVDGVSRPLPRPFLVAATQNPVEHEGTYPLPEAQLDRFLLKVVLPIPGREDEMEILRRHADGFDPRDVAAAGVRPVAGAEDVLAGQQAVTRVQVAPEVAGYVVDIARATRQSPSLGLGVSPRGATALLRAARAWAWLTGRGYVTPDDVKALAHATLVHRLALRPEAELEGVDVGAVLGSALASVPVPR from the coding sequence CTGGCCGCCGTCCGGGCCGAGGTCGCCAAGGCCGTCGTCGGGCAGGACGCCGCGGTGTCGGGGCTGCTCGTCGCGCTGCTGTGCGGCGGCCACGTGCTGATGGAGGGCGTGCCCGGCACGGCCAAGACGCTGCTGGTCCGCTCGCTGGCCGCCAGCCTGTCGGTCCGCACCAGCCGGGTGCAGTTCACCCCCGACCTGATGCCCGGCGACATCACCGGGTCGATGGTCATCGACTCGGGTGCGGGCGCGCTGAGCTTCCGCGAGGGCCCGGTCTTCACGAACCTGCTGCTGGCCGACGAGATCAACCGGACCCCGCCCAAGACGCAGTCGGCGCTGCTGGAGGCGATGGAGGAGGGCCAGGTCTCGGTGGACGGCGTCTCGCGCCCGCTGCCCCGTCCGTTCCTGGTCGCGGCCACCCAGAACCCCGTCGAGCACGAGGGCACCTACCCGCTGCCGGAGGCCCAGCTGGACCGGTTCCTGCTCAAGGTGGTGCTGCCGATCCCCGGGCGCGAGGACGAGATGGAGATCCTTCGCCGCCACGCGGACGGCTTCGACCCCCGGGACGTCGCCGCGGCCGGCGTCCGTCCGGTGGCCGGCGCCGAGGACGTGCTGGCCGGCCAGCAGGCGGTGACCCGGGTGCAGGTCGCGCCGGAGGTCGCGGGCTACGTCGTCGACATCGCCCGGGCCACCCGGCAGTCGCCGTCGCTGGGCCTGGGGGTCAGCCCCCGCGGCGCCACCGCGCTGCTCCGCGCCGCGCGGGCCTGGGCCTGGCTGACCGGGCGCGGCTACGTGACGCCCGACGACGTGAAGGCGCTGGCGCACGCCACGCTCGTGCACCGGCTGGCGCTGCGACCCGAGGCCGAGCTCGAGGGCGTCGACGTGGGAGCGGTGCTCGGCTCCGCGCT
- a CDS encoding DUF4350 domain-containing protein produces the protein MSAVQGTATGASPGATPGPGTTRSWWRRRRGTVLLALVVLLLLAVVVALSGDPETTTPLDPDNPGREGTAALVEVLAEQGVEVEVVRDAAALEAAEVTTTTTVVVSSTDDLGRSTVERLREHARPGLLVLLEPGPAASGALGTPPGISVPGGGPVPAACSAPGAAGSTGDRLDDLSLEVDAATAFPGPGCFPDGSGGHLLVGDDGEVVLGAAQALTNEQVLRADNAALALRLLGGGDRLVWYVPDLTDLAPGDAVSVRSLLPPWLLPGLVLGLVAMLAVALWRGRRLGPLSVEALPVVVRAVETTRSRGRLYRSAGDRPHAATALRAAARARLAERLGLGAAGGGADRVEPLVRAVATATGQDAGRVAALLDPDAPTPTTDHDLITLAQDLDRLDREVRHP, from the coding sequence GTGAGCGCGGTCCAGGGCACGGCGACCGGCGCCTCCCCCGGCGCGACCCCGGGCCCCGGCACGACCCGGTCGTGGTGGCGGCGCCGGCGCGGCACCGTCCTGCTGGCGCTCGTGGTCCTGCTGCTGCTCGCGGTCGTCGTGGCGCTGAGCGGCGACCCGGAGACCACCACCCCGCTCGACCCGGACAACCCCGGCCGGGAGGGGACGGCGGCCCTGGTCGAGGTCCTCGCCGAGCAGGGCGTCGAGGTCGAGGTGGTCCGCGACGCGGCCGCGCTGGAGGCCGCCGAGGTCACGACCACCACCACCGTGGTCGTCTCCTCCACCGACGACCTCGGCCGGAGCACCGTCGAGCGGCTGCGCGAGCACGCCCGCCCCGGCCTCCTCGTGCTGCTCGAGCCGGGCCCGGCGGCCAGCGGGGCGCTGGGCACCCCGCCGGGGATCTCGGTCCCCGGCGGCGGGCCCGTCCCGGCCGCCTGCAGCGCGCCCGGGGCGGCCGGGAGCACCGGCGACCGCCTCGACGACCTCTCGCTGGAGGTGGACGCGGCCACCGCCTTCCCCGGCCCGGGCTGCTTCCCCGACGGCTCCGGGGGCCACCTGCTGGTCGGCGACGACGGGGAGGTCGTCCTCGGCGCGGCGCAGGCGCTGACCAACGAGCAGGTGCTGCGCGCCGACAACGCCGCGCTCGCGCTGCGCCTGCTGGGCGGCGGCGACCGCCTGGTCTGGTACGTCCCCGACCTGACCGACCTCGCCCCCGGCGACGCCGTCTCCGTGCGCTCCCTGCTGCCGCCCTGGCTGCTGCCGGGCCTCGTCCTGGGGCTGGTCGCGATGCTCGCGGTCGCGCTCTGGCGCGGGCGGCGCCTCGGCCCCCTGTCGGTCGAGGCGCTGCCGGTCGTCGTCCGCGCGGTCGAGACGACCCGCAGCCGCGGGCGGCTCTACCGCAGCGCCGGCGACCGGCCGCACGCGGCCACGGCGCTGCGGGCCGCCGCCCGGGCCCGCCTGGCCGAGCGGCTCGGTCTCGGCGCCGCCGGTGGCGGCGCCGACCGGGTCGAGCCCCTGGTCCGCGCCGTGGCCACCGCGACCGGGCAGGACGCCGGTCGGGTCGCGGCGCTGCTGGACCCGGACGCCCCGACGCCCACCACCGACCACGACCTGATCACGCTGGCCCAGGACCTGGACCGGCTCGACCGAGAGGTACGCCACCCGTGA
- a CDS encoding DUF4129 domain-containing protein, producing MLRSAPPLDPSGDEGRSLLRRELLEPRYREDPISTVLGWIGRRLDAGLQAAEGVPAVSALVAMVLLVLLVIALALLASRARRTARVRAATGDVIATGPVGSAQLRARAEQLLADGESAEALVEAFRALARRQVEQGALSDDPGATAREVVADLTGGPSGTGPGTAATGRLTRAAELFDAVLYGGLPATAEQARDVLALDDELGGVRR from the coding sequence GTGCTGCGCTCCGCTCCCCCGCTGGACCCCTCCGGGGACGAGGGCCGCTCGCTGCTGCGTCGCGAGCTGCTCGAGCCCCGCTACCGCGAGGACCCGATCAGCACCGTGCTGGGCTGGATCGGGCGCCGGCTCGACGCCGGCCTGCAGGCCGCCGAGGGCGTCCCGGCGGTGTCGGCCCTGGTGGCGATGGTCCTGCTGGTCCTGCTCGTCATCGCCCTGGCGCTGCTGGCCTCCCGTGCTCGCCGCACCGCCCGGGTGCGCGCCGCGACCGGTGACGTGATCGCGACCGGACCGGTGGGGTCCGCACAGCTGCGCGCCCGGGCCGAGCAGCTCCTGGCGGACGGGGAGAGCGCCGAGGCGCTGGTCGAGGCGTTCCGCGCCCTGGCCCGGCGCCAGGTCGAGCAGGGTGCGCTGAGCGACGACCCGGGGGCCACGGCGCGCGAGGTCGTGGCCGACCTGACCGGGGGGCCGTCCGGCACCGGACCGGGCACCGCGGCGACCGGCCGGCTCACGCGGGCGGCCGAGCTGTTCGACGCCGTGCTCTACGGCGGCCTGCCGGCGACCGCCGAGCAGGCCCGCGACGTCCTGGCCCTCGACGACGAGCTGGGAGGGGTGCGGCGGTGA
- a CDS encoding glycerophosphoryl diester phosphodiesterase membrane domain-containing protein, with translation MSDHGSVPPPGQQPYGQQPPPGWQPYGQQPPPGWQPPAGPPYPQQPYPQQPAGPGWQPGPGMLGAAHKPGAVPLRPLGLGDMFDGAFRIIRFNPRATVLAALLVAVVAMAVPLVATSAITASVGTSVDPTTGLPSGGLSTSLVAYVASQAVGVVLLQVGLLLVTGLIAHVTHQAAVGRRIGLGEAWAMTRGRRWRLVGLVVLVALAYVLAYGLWGSTIVGLVVAGAGTALVVGYAVLSGLLLVVASVFLYVRVVLLATPALVLERIGIGSALARSWRLSRRQFWRVLGISLVTSIVVGIAGFVVSLPVEIVAQVLSFATPEYALLLGVASQALGTVLSTAFTSPFTAVVTTLQYLDQRMRKEAYDVTLMSEAGITGA, from the coding sequence ATGTCCGACCACGGGTCCGTCCCGCCTCCGGGGCAGCAGCCGTACGGCCAGCAGCCTCCCCCGGGGTGGCAGCCGTACGGGCAGCAGCCGCCCCCGGGCTGGCAGCCCCCGGCGGGGCCCCCGTACCCCCAGCAGCCGTACCCCCAGCAGCCGGCGGGCCCCGGGTGGCAGCCCGGCCCGGGGATGCTCGGGGCGGCCCACAAGCCCGGCGCGGTCCCGCTGCGCCCGCTCGGCCTCGGTGACATGTTCGACGGCGCGTTCCGGATCATCCGGTTCAACCCGCGCGCGACCGTGCTCGCCGCGCTGCTGGTGGCCGTCGTGGCGATGGCGGTCCCCCTGGTGGCGACGTCGGCCATCACGGCGTCGGTCGGCACGTCGGTCGACCCCACCACCGGGCTGCCGTCCGGCGGGCTGAGCACGAGCCTGGTGGCCTATGTCGCCTCGCAGGCCGTGGGCGTCGTGCTGCTGCAGGTCGGCCTGCTGCTGGTGACCGGGCTGATCGCGCACGTGACCCACCAGGCGGCCGTCGGGCGCCGGATCGGCCTGGGCGAGGCGTGGGCCATGACGCGGGGTCGCCGCTGGCGCCTCGTGGGGCTGGTGGTGCTGGTCGCGCTGGCCTACGTGCTCGCCTACGGGTTGTGGGGGTCCACCATCGTGGGGCTCGTCGTCGCAGGCGCCGGGACGGCGCTGGTCGTCGGCTACGCCGTCCTGTCGGGCCTGCTCCTGGTCGTCGCGTCGGTTTTCCTCTACGTCCGCGTCGTGCTGCTGGCCACGCCCGCGCTGGTGCTCGAGCGGATCGGCATCGGCAGCGCCCTGGCGCGCAGCTGGCGGCTCAGCCGGCGGCAGTTCTGGCGGGTCCTCGGGATCTCGCTGGTCACCTCGATCGTGGTCGGGATCGCGGGCTTCGTGGTGTCCCTCCCGGTGGAGATCGTCGCGCAGGTCCTCAGCTTCGCGACCCCGGAGTACGCCCTGCTCCTCGGCGTGGCGAGCCAGGCGCTCGGCACCGTGCTCTCCACCGCCTTCACCTCCCCCTTCACCGCCGTCGTGACCACGCTGCAGTACCTCGACCAGCGGATGCGCAAGGAGGCCTACGACGTCACCCTGATGTCGGAGGCCGGGATCACCGGGGCCTAG
- the rpsJ gene encoding 30S ribosomal protein S10 — MAGQKIRIRLKAYDHEVIDTSARKIVDTVTRTGAQVAGPVPLPTEKNVYCVIRSPHKYKDSREHFEMRTHKRLIDIIDPTPKTVDSLMRLDLPAGVDIEIKL; from the coding sequence ATGGCGGGACAGAAGATCCGCATCAGGCTCAAGGCCTATGACCACGAGGTGATCGACACCTCGGCGCGCAAGATCGTGGACACGGTGACCCGTACGGGCGCCCAGGTCGCCGGCCCCGTGCCGCTGCCGACCGAGAAGAACGTGTACTGCGTCATCCGCTCGCCCCACAAGTACAAGGACTCGCGCGAGCACTTCGAGATGCGCACCCACAAGCGGCTGATCGACATCATCGACCCCACGCCGAAGACGGTCGACTCGCTCATGCGACTCGACCTCCCGGCGGGCGTCGACATCGAGATCAAGCTCTGA
- the rplC gene encoding 50S ribosomal protein L3, producing MTIERNVKGLLGTKLGMTQLWDENNKIVPVTVVSAATNVVTQVRAPENDGYNAIQVGFGEIEGRKVNKPQAGQFTKAGTTPRRHVVEIRTADASTYTVGQELAVDTFAVGEVIDVTGTSKGKGYAGVMKRHGFHGVGASHGAHRNHRKPGSIGACATPGRVFKGTRMAGRMGSDTVTTQNLTVYAVDAEKGLILLKGAVPGPRGGLLVLRSAAKLTQEA from the coding sequence ATGACTATCGAGCGCAACGTCAAGGGACTGCTGGGCACCAAGCTCGGCATGACCCAGCTCTGGGACGAGAACAACAAGATCGTGCCGGTGACCGTGGTCTCCGCCGCGACCAACGTCGTCACCCAGGTCCGGGCACCCGAGAACGACGGCTACAACGCCATCCAGGTCGGCTTCGGCGAGATCGAGGGCCGCAAGGTCAACAAGCCGCAGGCCGGACAGTTCACCAAGGCCGGCACCACCCCGCGCCGCCACGTGGTGGAGATCCGCACCGCGGACGCCTCCACCTACACCGTGGGCCAGGAGCTGGCCGTCGACACCTTCGCCGTGGGCGAGGTCATCGACGTGACCGGCACCAGCAAGGGCAAGGGGTACGCCGGTGTGATGAAGCGTCACGGCTTCCACGGCGTCGGTGCCTCGCACGGTGCCCACCGCAACCACCGCAAGCCCGGCTCGATCGGCGCCTGCGCCACCCCGGGCCGTGTCTTCAAGGGCACGCGGATGGCCGGCCGGATGGGTAGCGACACCGTCACCACCCAGAACCTGACCGTCTACGCGGTCGACGCCGAGAAGGGCCTGATCCTGCTCAAGGGCGCCGTCCCCGGCCCCCGCGGCGGACTCCTCGTCCTCCGCTCGGCCGCCAAGCTCACCCAGGAGGCCTGA
- the rplD gene encoding 50S ribosomal protein L4: MAVKTVKVDLPAEIFDAKVNVPLIHQVVVAQQAAARQGTHATKTRAEVRGGGVKPYRQKGTGRARQGSIRAPQFVGGGTVHGPQPRSYDQRTPKKMKAAALRGALSDRARDGRIHVVESLVGGDKPSTKLASAALREISERRRFLVVLERTDRLTWLSLRNAPEAHLLFSDQVNTYDVLASDEIVFTQGAYDAFVAGASRTGATTEEASK; this comes from the coding sequence ATGGCTGTCAAGACCGTCAAGGTCGACCTGCCGGCGGAGATCTTCGACGCGAAGGTCAACGTCCCGCTGATCCACCAGGTCGTCGTCGCCCAGCAGGCCGCGGCCCGCCAGGGCACGCACGCCACCAAGACCCGCGCCGAGGTGCGGGGCGGTGGCGTGAAGCCCTACCGCCAGAAGGGCACCGGTCGCGCCCGCCAGGGCTCGATCCGCGCGCCCCAGTTCGTCGGCGGTGGCACGGTGCACGGCCCGCAGCCGCGGTCCTACGACCAGCGCACCCCCAAGAAGATGAAGGCCGCCGCCCTGCGCGGTGCCCTCTCGGACCGGGCCCGGGACGGTCGCATCCACGTGGTCGAGTCCCTGGTGGGTGGCGACAAGCCCTCCACCAAGCTGGCCTCCGCCGCGCTGCGCGAGATCAGCGAGCGTCGCCGCTTCCTGGTCGTGCTCGAGCGCACCGACCGCCTCACCTGGCTCTCGCTGCGCAACGCGCCCGAGGCGCACCTGCTCTTCTCGGACCAGGTCAACACCTACGACGTGCTGGCCAGCGACGAGATCGTCTTCACCCAGGGCGCCTACGACGCCTTCGTCGCCGGCGCGAGCCGGACCGGCGCCACGACCGAGGAGGCCTCGAAGTGA
- the rplW gene encoding 50S ribosomal protein L23, whose amino-acid sequence MSTLHKDHRDVLLAPVVSEKSYGLLDANKYTFLVRPDANKTEIKIAVEKIFDVKVTSVNTLNRAGKTRRTRYGMGKRKDTKRAIVSLAEGHRIDIFGGPVS is encoded by the coding sequence GTGAGCACCCTGCACAAGGACCACCGCGACGTGCTGCTCGCCCCCGTGGTCTCCGAGAAGAGCTACGGGCTCCTGGACGCGAACAAGTACACCTTCCTGGTGCGCCCGGACGCGAACAAGACCGAGATCAAGATCGCCGTCGAGAAGATCTTCGACGTCAAGGTGACCTCGGTGAACACGCTCAACCGCGCCGGCAAGACGCGCCGCACCCGCTACGGCATGGGCAAGCGCAAGGACACCAAGCGCGCGATCGTCAGCCTCGCCGAGGGCCACCGCATCGACATCTTCGGGGGTCCGGTCTCCTGA
- the rplB gene encoding 50S ribosomal protein L2 — MAIRKYKPTTPGRRGSSVADFVEITRTTPEKSLTRPLPKKGGRNNQGRITTRHQGGGHKRAYRIIDFRRYDKDGVPAKVAHIEYDPNRTARIALLHYADGEKRYIVAPRDLGQGTAVESGPNADIKPGNNLPLRNIPVGTTIHCVELRPGGGAKIARSAGISAQLVAREGSRATLRMPSGEMRFVDVRCRATVGEVGNAEQSNINWGKAGRMRWKGKRPTVRGVVMNPVDHPHGGGEGKTSGGRHPVSPWGKPEGRTRKRKSSDAQIIRRRKTGKKR, encoded by the coding sequence ATGGCTATCCGCAAGTACAAGCCGACCACCCCGGGCCGTCGTGGCTCGTCGGTCGCCGACTTCGTCGAGATCACCCGGACCACGCCGGAGAAGTCGCTGACGCGACCGCTGCCCAAGAAGGGCGGTCGCAACAACCAGGGCCGGATCACCACCCGGCACCAGGGCGGCGGGCACAAGCGTGCCTACCGCATCATCGACTTCCGTCGCTACGACAAGGACGGCGTGCCGGCCAAGGTCGCGCACATCGAGTACGACCCCAACCGCACCGCGCGCATCGCGCTGCTGCACTACGCCGACGGCGAGAAGCGCTACATCGTGGCGCCTCGCGACCTCGGCCAGGGCACCGCGGTGGAGTCCGGCCCGAACGCCGACATCAAGCCCGGCAACAACCTGCCGCTGCGCAACATCCCGGTCGGCACCACGATCCACTGCGTGGAGCTGCGTCCCGGCGGCGGTGCGAAGATCGCCCGCTCCGCCGGCATCAGCGCCCAGCTGGTCGCCCGTGAGGGCTCCCGAGCCACGCTGCGGATGCCCTCGGGCGAGATGCGCTTCGTCGACGTGCGCTGCCGCGCCACCGTCGGTGAGGTCGGCAACGCCGAGCAGTCGAACATCAACTGGGGCAAGGCCGGGCGCATGCGCTGGAAGGGCAAGCGCCCCACTGTCCGTGGTGTCGTCATGAACCCCGTCGACCACCCGCACGGTGGTGGCGAGGGCAAGACCTCCGGTGGTCGCCACCCGGTCTCGCCCTGGGGCAAGCCCGAGGGTCGTACGCGCAAGCGCAAGAGCAGCGACGCCCAGATCATCCGCCGCCGCAAGACCGGCAAGAAGCGCTGA
- the rpsS gene encoding 30S ribosomal protein S19 produces the protein MPRSLKKGPFVDDHLQKKVDAENDKGSHNVIKTWSRRSMIVPTMIGHTIAVHDGRKHVPVFVTDSMVGHKLGEFAPTRTYRGHAKDDRKGRRR, from the coding sequence ATGCCTCGCAGCCTGAAGAAGGGCCCCTTCGTCGACGACCACCTTCAGAAGAAGGTGGACGCCGAGAACGACAAGGGCAGCCACAACGTGATCAAGACCTGGTCGCGCCGCTCGATGATCGTGCCGACCATGATCGGGCACACGATCGCCGTGCACGACGGGCGCAAGCACGTCCCCGTCTTCGTGACCGACTCCATGGTCGGTCACAAGCTGGGCGAGTTCGCCCCGACCCGCACCTACCGCGGGCACGCCAAGGACGACCGGAAGGGCCGCCGCCGCTGA
- the rplV gene encoding 50S ribosomal protein L22, with product MSVTERRRTSARRESLLGDQPGAFATARFNGIAPMKARRVVDLVRGLPVDEARAILRFAPQSASETVYKVLESAIANAETTEGLPADDLVVSVCRVDEGPTMKRWRPRAQGRATRINKRTSHITLAVQPASVVAASRGAKKGRTA from the coding sequence ATGAGCGTTACCGAGCGCAGGCGCACGAGCGCCCGTCGCGAGTCGCTGCTCGGCGACCAGCCGGGCGCCTTCGCGACCGCACGTTTCAACGGCATCGCCCCGATGAAGGCACGCCGGGTCGTCGACCTGGTCCGCGGCCTTCCCGTGGACGAGGCCCGCGCCATCCTGCGGTTCGCCCCGCAGTCGGCGTCCGAGACGGTCTACAAGGTGCTGGAGAGCGCGATCGCCAACGCCGAGACCACCGAGGGCCTGCCCGCCGACGACCTGGTCGTCTCGGTGTGCCGGGTCGACGAGGGTCCGACGATGAAGCGCTGGCGCCCCCGGGCCCAGGGCCGGGCGACGCGGATCAACAAACGCACCAGCCACATCACCCTCGCGGTGCAGCCGGCCTCCGTGGTCGCTGCCAGCCGCGGCGCCAAGAAGGGACGGACGGCCTGA
- the rpsC gene encoding 30S ribosomal protein S3 gives MGQKINPNGFRLGISTDHKSRWYADKLYKAYVGEDVAIRKLLSKGMDRAGIAKVEIERTRDRVRVDIHTARPGIVIGRRGAEADRIRGELEKLTGKQVQLNILEVKNPEVEAQLVAQGVAEQLAGRVQFRRAMRKAMQTAMRSGAQGIRVQCSGRLNGAEMSRTEFYREGRVPLHTLRADIDYGFYEARTTFGRIGVKVWIYKGEVAGSRAERQAQAAARAGVPGRGGARGGAAGRGGERPTRSTRADRPARSDRTDAPAPATEPAPATAGAPAAETPATEA, from the coding sequence ATGGGCCAGAAAATCAACCCGAACGGCTTCCGCCTCGGCATCTCCACCGACCACAAGTCGCGGTGGTACGCCGACAAGCTGTACAAGGCCTACGTCGGCGAGGACGTCGCGATCCGCAAGCTGCTCTCCAAGGGCATGGACCGCGCCGGCATCGCCAAGGTCGAGATCGAGCGGACCCGTGACCGGGTGCGCGTCGACATCCACACCGCCCGCCCCGGCATCGTCATCGGTCGCCGCGGCGCCGAGGCCGACCGCATCCGCGGCGAGCTCGAGAAGCTCACCGGCAAGCAGGTGCAGCTGAACATCCTCGAGGTCAAGAACCCCGAGGTCGAGGCCCAGCTCGTCGCGCAGGGCGTCGCCGAGCAGCTCGCCGGTCGCGTGCAGTTCCGTCGTGCGATGCGCAAGGCGATGCAGACCGCGATGCGCTCGGGTGCCCAGGGCATCCGCGTGCAGTGCTCGGGCCGCCTGAACGGCGCCGAGATGTCGCGCACCGAGTTCTACCGCGAGGGTCGCGTCCCGCTGCACACGCTGCGCGCCGACATCGACTACGGCTTCTACGAGGCCCGGACGACCTTCGGTCGCATCGGTGTGAAGGTCTGGATCTACAAGGGCGAGGTCGCCGGCTCCCGTGCCGAGCGCCAGGCGCAGGCCGCTGCCCGCGCCGGTGTCCCCGGTCGCGGCGGAGCCCGCGGCGGTGCCGCCGGTCGTGGCGGCGAGCGCCCCACGCGCAGCACGCGCGCCGACCGTCCGGCCCGTTCGGACCGCACCGACGCGCCCGCCCCCGCCACCGAGCCGGCTCCCGCCACCGCGGGTGCCCCGGCCGCCGAGACCCCTGCAACGGAGGCCTGA
- the rplP gene encoding 50S ribosomal protein L16 translates to MLMPRRVKHRKQHHPKRTGAAKGGTKLAFGDFGIQAVEGHYVTNRQIESARISMTRHIKRGGKVWINIYPDRPLTKKPAETRMGSGKGSPEWWIANVKPGRVMFELSGVPEDVAREAMRRAMHKLPMKCRFITREAGEF, encoded by the coding sequence ATGTTGATGCCTCGTCGTGTCAAGCACCGCAAGCAGCACCACCCCAAGCGGACCGGTGCGGCCAAGGGCGGGACCAAGCTCGCGTTCGGTGACTTCGGCATCCAGGCCGTCGAGGGTCACTACGTGACCAACCGCCAGATCGAGTCGGCGCGTATCTCGATGACCCGCCACATCAAGCGCGGCGGGAAGGTGTGGATCAACATCTACCCCGACCGCCCGCTGACCAAGAAGCCCGCCGAGACCCGCATGGGTTCGGGCAAGGGCTCGCCGGAGTGGTGGATCGCCAACGTCAAGCCCGGCCGGGTCATGTTCGAGCTGTCCGGCGTCCCCGAGGACGTCGCCCGCGAGGCCATGCGCCGTGCCATGCACAAGCTGCCCATGAAGTGCCGTTTCATCACGCGAGAGGCTGGTGAGTTCTGA
- the rpmC gene encoding 50S ribosomal protein L29 — protein MAQQTQAHELDELNAVDLEAKLREAKEELFNLRFQAATGQLESHGRLRTVKKDIARIYTVVRERELGIRTAPGTDEEEASA, from the coding sequence ATGGCTCAGCAGACCCAGGCCCACGAGCTCGACGAGCTCAACGCCGTCGACCTCGAGGCCAAGCTGCGCGAGGCCAAGGAGGAGCTGTTCAACCTCCGCTTCCAGGCGGCCACCGGCCAGCTGGAGAGCCACGGCCGGCTGCGCACCGTCAAGAAGGACATCGCCCGTATCTACACCGTGGTGCGCGAGCGCGAGCTCGGCATCCGGACCGCCCCGGGCACGGACGAGGAAGAGGCCAGCGCATGA
- the rpsQ gene encoding 30S ribosomal protein S17: MSDQTTEQATAQRSTRKVRVGLVVSDKMDKTVVVAVEDRVKHALYGKVLRQTSRLKAHDETNECQVGDRVQIMETRPLSATKRWRVVSVVERAK; this comes from the coding sequence ATGAGCGACCAGACCACCGAGCAGGCCACGGCCCAGCGCAGCACCCGCAAGGTGCGCGTCGGTCTCGTCGTGTCCGACAAGATGGACAAGACCGTCGTCGTCGCCGTCGAGGACCGCGTCAAGCACGCGCTCTACGGCAAGGTGCTGCGGCAGACCTCGCGCCTGAAGGCGCACGACGAGACCAACGAGTGCCAGGTCGGTGACCGGGTCCAGATCATGGAGACCCGCCCGCTGTCGGCCACCAAGCGTTGGCGCGTCGTGTCCGTCGTCGAGCGCGCCAAGTAA
- the rplN gene encoding 50S ribosomal protein L14 has product MIQQESRLKVADNTGAKEILCIRVLGGSGRRYAGIGDTIVATVKDAIPGGNVKKGDVVKAVIVRTVKERRRSDGSYIRFDENAAVILKADGEPRGTRIFGPVGRELREKRFMRIVSLAPEVL; this is encoded by the coding sequence ATGATCCAGCAGGAGTCGCGGCTCAAGGTCGCCGACAACACGGGTGCCAAGGAGATCCTCTGCATCCGCGTGCTCGGCGGCTCCGGGCGCCGCTACGCCGGAATCGGCGACACCATCGTCGCCACGGTCAAGGACGCCATCCCCGGTGGCAACGTGAAGAAGGGCGACGTCGTCAAGGCCGTCATCGTGCGCACCGTCAAGGAGCGCCGCCGGTCCGACGGGTCCTACATCCGATTCGACGAGAACGCCGCGGTGATCTTGAAGGCTGACGGCGAGCCGCGAGGCACCCGCATCTTCGGTCCCGTCGGCCGCGAGCTGCGCGAGAAGCGCTTCATGCGCATCGTCTCCCTCGCGCCGGAGGTGCTCTGA
- the rplX gene encoding 50S ribosomal protein L24, which produces MTKKLKIKKGDTVKVIAGKDKGAEGKVISVLREQDRVIVEGVNRIKKHTKVVNAGGRAGTTGGIITAEAPIHVSNVMLVEGDGVTRVGYRRDEVTKRRPDGSTYTGHRSVRISRKTGEEI; this is translated from the coding sequence ATGACGAAGAAGTTGAAGATCAAGAAGGGCGACACCGTCAAGGTGATCGCGGGCAAGGACAAGGGCGCCGAGGGCAAGGTCATCTCCGTCCTGCGTGAGCAGGACCGGGTGATCGTCGAGGGCGTCAACCGGATCAAGAAGCACACCAAGGTCGTCAACGCCGGCGGTCGCGCCGGCACCACCGGCGGGATCATCACCGCCGAGGCGCCCATCCACGTCTCGAACGTGATGCTCGTCGAGGGTGACGGCGTTACCCGCGTCGGCTACCGCCGCGACGAGGTCACCAAGCGCCGTCCCGACGGCTCCACCTACACCGGCCACCGCAGCGTGCGCATCTCGCGCAAGACGGGGGAGGAGATCTGA